A genomic window from Planctomycetota bacterium includes:
- a CDS encoding menaquinone biosynthesis protein: protein MPSATISSNAGPISTGATAPPATIRVASVNYFNAKPLIAGLGERDDVDLALDVPSKLLRRLQDETADIALLPVIDYQRIEGATLLPTGGGIGCDGATLTVRIFSQTPLDRIDRLCCDPDSHTSVALARIVMKRLHGRVPELAPLHAVTGAPGEARLLIGDKVVCEEPVGFEHQLDLGAAWKQLTGLPFVFACWTARAGVELGDIIETLADCRTRGLGMVDELIKKHAIPRGWPPGIAHRYLTQHLHYEVGERQLEAIELYHRYAEEDGIIPRAHPLVH from the coding sequence ATGCCGTCCGCCACGATTTCTTCCAATGCAGGTCCGATATCGACAGGCGCGACGGCACCACCGGCGACGATCCGCGTCGCGTCGGTCAACTACTTCAACGCCAAGCCGCTCATCGCGGGGCTCGGTGAGCGTGACGATGTCGACCTCGCGCTGGACGTGCCGAGCAAACTCCTGCGTCGTTTGCAGGACGAAACCGCCGACATCGCGTTGTTGCCGGTGATCGACTACCAGCGGATCGAGGGGGCGACGCTCCTGCCCACCGGCGGCGGCATCGGCTGCGACGGGGCCACGCTGACGGTGCGGATCTTCAGCCAGACGCCGCTGGACCGGATCGACCGCCTCTGCTGTGACCCGGATAGCCACACGTCGGTCGCCCTGGCCCGGATCGTGATGAAGCGGCTGCACGGCCGGGTGCCCGAACTCGCCCCGCTCCACGCCGTCACCGGTGCCCCCGGCGAGGCTCGGTTGCTCATCGGCGACAAGGTCGTCTGTGAAGAGCCGGTCGGGTTTGAGCATCAACTCGATCTCGGAGCCGCGTGGAAGCAGCTCACCGGGCTCCCGTTCGTCTTCGCCTGCTGGACCGCTCGGGCCGGCGTTGAACTCGGCGACATCATCGAAACCCTCGCCGACTGCCGGACACGCGGTCTGGGCATGGTCGACGAGCTGATCAAGAAGCACGCCATCCCCCGCGGTTGGCCGCCCGGCATCGCCCACCGCTATCTCACGCAGCACCTCCACTACGAGGTCGGCGAAAGACAACTCGAAGCGATCGAGCTCTACCACCGCTACGCCGAGGAAGACGGCATCATCCCTCGCGCGCATCCGTTGGTTCATTGA
- a CDS encoding TIGR00730 family Rossman fold protein yields MDQSNVAPLKPSELPSYCSIGPATGRPVDSGTLGPERGDAWRVFKIMSEFVEGFETLAELPRATSIFGSARTKPDHPEYQQAVECAAKLVSCGHAVITGGGPGIMEAGNKGAFEAGGTSVGLNIKLPHEQSGNPYQTISIDFNYFYARKVMFVKHSSAFICFPGGFGTMDEFFETATLMQTMKIEPFPMILFDKGYWSGLLDWIKGTLAPGGYINDVDTDLYRLTDDIDEAVAWATGEPWWQPAEKSPAIKAFAEKVGK; encoded by the coding sequence ATGGACCAATCCAACGTCGCGCCGTTAAAGCCCTCCGAACTCCCGTCCTACTGCTCGATCGGCCCGGCCACCGGTCGGCCCGTCGACTCCGGCACGCTCGGCCCCGAGCGCGGCGACGCCTGGCGCGTGTTCAAGATCATGTCCGAGTTCGTCGAGGGCTTCGAAACCCTCGCCGAACTACCCCGGGCCACGAGCATCTTCGGCTCGGCCCGCACCAAGCCGGATCACCCCGAGTACCAGCAGGCCGTCGAGTGTGCCGCGAAGCTGGTCAGTTGCGGCCACGCCGTCATCACCGGCGGCGGCCCCGGCATCATGGAAGCCGGCAACAAAGGTGCCTTCGAAGCCGGCGGCACCTCCGTCGGCCTCAACATCAAACTCCCCCACGAGCAAAGCGGTAATCCCTACCAGACCATCTCCATCGACTTCAATTACTTCTACGCCCGCAAAGTGATGTTCGTGAAGCACAGCAGCGCCTTCATCTGCTTCCCCGGCGGCTTCGGCACCATGGACGAGTTCTTCGAAACCGCCACCCTGATGCAAACCATGAAGATCGAGCCGTTCCCGATGATCCTCTTCGACAAAGGCTACTGGAGCGGCCTGCTGGACTGGATCAAGGGAACCCTCGCCCCCGGCGGCTACATCAACGACGTCGACACGGACCTCTACCGCCTCACCGACGACATCGACGAAGCCGTCGCCTGGGCGACGGGCGAGCCTTGGTGGCAACCGGCGGAAAAGAGTCCCGCGATCAAGGCATTCGCGGAGAAAGTGGGAAAGTGA
- a CDS encoding 3D domain-containing protein: MRILIVLAALGLGVVGIAANVQRPDSVRVVRMTVTAYCPCSVCCGEHADGITASGKPVTHNAGRFVAADTEHFPMGTMLRVPGYANDDPVPVLDRGGAIKGTKLDVFFADHETAKAWGKRSLRVEVWE, from the coding sequence GTGCGCATCCTCATCGTTCTTGCAGCGCTCGGGCTGGGCGTGGTCGGCATCGCGGCCAACGTCCAGCGGCCCGACTCGGTGCGTGTGGTGCGGATGACCGTGACGGCGTACTGCCCGTGCAGCGTCTGCTGCGGCGAGCACGCCGACGGGATCACCGCCAGCGGCAAGCCCGTCACCCACAACGCCGGCCGATTCGTCGCCGCCGACACCGAGCACTTCCCCATGGGCACGATGCTCCGCGTCCCCGGCTACGCCAACGACGACCCCGTCCCCGTCCTCGACCGCGGCGGCGCCATCAAGGGCACGAAGTTGGACGTCTTCTTCGCCGACCACGAAACCGCGAAAGCCTGGGGCAAGCGCTCGCTCCGCGTCGAAGTGTGGGAGTGA
- a CDS encoding B12-binding domain-containing protein, translating to MDDYATSMTDSKFYEAYLRALITGDRKAGRDAVADALDSGIDARTYLTEICYAAMEHVRSLYKDDKLTVVQMGLATRLNRSLVDRLAGELEHMPANGKKALIFCGNDEPEELGGQICAELFEADGWDVMFVGGDVPNDEILEMVGNHRPDLLIHFATLPQQLPNVRALIDYLRDVNSCPGMQVMCCGGVFKRAEGLAEEIGADLWADSAAAAVTVAEANPHRKASVEQQTVGKMRRVRKQAAKREKLAA from the coding sequence ATGGACGACTACGCCACCAGCATGACCGACTCGAAGTTCTACGAAGCCTACCTGCGGGCCCTGATCACCGGTGACCGCAAGGCCGGCCGCGACGCCGTCGCCGACGCCCTCGACTCGGGTATCGACGCACGCACCTACCTCACCGAGATCTGCTACGCCGCCATGGAGCACGTCCGCAGCCTCTACAAGGACGACAAGCTCACCGTCGTCCAGATGGGCCTGGCCACCCGGCTCAACCGCTCGCTGGTCGACCGCCTCGCCGGCGAACTCGAGCACATGCCCGCCAACGGCAAGAAGGCCCTGATCTTCTGCGGCAACGACGAGCCCGAGGAGCTGGGTGGGCAGATCTGTGCCGAGCTCTTCGAGGCCGACGGCTGGGACGTCATGTTCGTCGGCGGCGACGTGCCCAACGACGAGATCCTCGAAATGGTCGGCAACCACCGCCCGGACCTGCTCATCCACTTCGCCACCCTCCCCCAGCAGCTGCCCAACGTGCGGGCGCTGATCGACTATCTGCGGGACGTGAACAGCTGCCCGGGCATGCAGGTGATGTGCTGCGGCGGTGTGTTCAAGCGGGCCGAGGGGCTTGCCGAGGAGATCGGTGCCGATCTCTGGGCCGACAGCGCCGCCGCGGCGGTCACCGTCGCCGAGGCCAACCCGCACCGCAAGGCCAGTGTCGAACAGCAAACCGTCGGCAAGATGCGCCGCGTCCGCAAGCAGGCGGCGAAGCGCGAGAAGCTGGCGGCATAG